A window of Pararhodobacter sp. genomic DNA:
CAAGATCCGCTCGGCCGGACGGCTGACCTCGGCACCGCGCGTGTAGGGCACGACACAAAATGCACAGAACTTGTCGCAGCCTTCCTGAACCGTCAAAAACGCCGCAACCCCGCGCCCGGCACGCGGCCCCTTGGGCAAATGCTCGAACTTGTCCTCCGAGGGGAACTCGGTATCCACCGGCCGCTCGCCCGCGCGCACCGCCGCCTCCATCGCCGGCAGGCGATGATACGTCTGCGGCCCGACCACCAGATCCACCACCGGCGCGCGGCGCATGATCTCCGCCCCCTCGGCCTGCGCCACACAGCCGGCAATGCCGATCTTCAACTCGGGGTTCAGATCCTTCAGCGGCTTCAAGCGGCCCAACTCGGAATAAACCTTTTCCGCCGCCTTCTCGCGAATATGGCAGGTGTTCAACAAGATCATATCGGCGCTTTCGGGCGTGTCCGTCGTCACATATCCCGACGCCCCCATCGCCTCGGCCATGCGCTCGCTGTCATAGACATTCATCTGGCAACCATAGGTCTTGATGAAAAGCTTGCGTGGCTCGGTCATGGCACTATCCTGTCTGGGCTGACCGGGGAAATAGCGCAAACACGCCCGCCCTTCAACGCCAGCCGTCTTTGTTCTTCAAATATCCTGGGGATGAATGGCCGCAGGCCAGAAGGGGCAAAGCCCCTTGAACCCGCACGCCCCAAAGGGCGTGCTCAAAAAACCTCACGCGACGCGTGCCCGCAAGATCACCCCGATTGCGAAAATATCCGGTCCAGACGCGCGGCTTCCTCGGCCAGCCCCCAGGGCGGGTTGATCACAAAAAGCCCCGACCCCACCATCCGATGCCCCTCCCGCGCGGGCGGGAACCGCACTTCGTGGCGCAGGGCGTCGGGATGCGCCTGTCCCAAAGCGCCCAGCATCGGGAAATGACGCCCATCGCTCAGGATCGGATACCACAGCGCGATGATCCCCACATTCCATTTGCGGGCGATCTGCGACACGAAATGCGCCATCTCCGCGTAATCCGAGGCGATCTCGTAGCTGGGATCAATCAGCAGCATCCCGCGGCGCGGCGTGGGTGGGGTCAGCTCATGGGTCTTGGCGAACCCGTCCACCTTATGCACCCGCGCCGAAAAGGGCAGCATCGCCTCGGCCAGGGCCGCGAATTCGCCGGGGTGTTTTTCCGCCAGATGGATCGTATCCTGATCGCGCAGCAAAGCCGTCGCGATCATCGGAGACCCGGGATAGGCCCGCGCCCCATGCGTGGCCCGCGTTTTCGAGAGCGCCCGCCGATAGGGGTGATCCGCCGCAAACGCCGCCTCAAGGCGGTCGATCCCCTGCGCCGCCTCACCGGTTTTCTCGGCCTCCGGCGCGCTGAGATCATAAAGCCCGCGGCCCGCGTGGCTCTCGATATAGGTCAGCGGTTTGTCTTTTTGTGTCAGATACTCCAGCATCCACGCCAGCAACGCATGTTTATGCACGTCCGCGGCGTTCCCGGCATGGTAGAGATGTTGATAGGACAGCATGTTCAGAAAGGCGTCAGGAAGCGCGACGCAGGCGGATCACCACGTCAACCCGCGCCACTTCGCAGCCGTCGGGCGTGGCGGGCAAGCGGCGGAATTCCAGCTCCTCCGAGGGCGCGTCGCTCAGGGTCTGGGTCTCCTCCCAAAAGAAATGCGGGTGATCATCGGTCCGTGTGTCGAAATAGCTGCGCGAAGCGTCTACCGTGATTTCATTCAACAAATCCGCATCCCGAAACGCCCGCAGGGTATTGTAAACCGTCGCCAGCGATACTTTTTCGCCACACTCCAGCGCCGCCGCATACAACCCCTCGGCGGTGACATGGCGATTCTGGCCGTCCCCCATGACCAAGGCCGCCAGCGTCAACCGCTGGCGCGTCGGACGCAAGCCGGCCTGCGACAACCATTGCGTCGCGCAACTCTGGGACTGTTCGGTTTGAGGAGCGAAATCAACAATCATGCCACATCTTATGCGCAGAGCATGCGGGTTTCAATGCTCCTCGCGTGGCCAGCCAGACCGCCCCGAGGCAAGCCGCGACTTGTCAGGCTCAAACCATGAATGATAGACGGGAACAAAGGCTTAGACCCGGGAAAGGACATCGACACATGGCGCAATATCCAACGCAGTTTGACAAAGAGGGCCTTTTGGCCTGTGCCCGAGGCGAACTTTTTGGCCCCGGCAATGCCCAACTGCCCGCGCCGCCGATGCTGATGATGGACCGCATCACCGATGTTTCCGCCGATGGCGGCTTGCACGGCAAGGGCCATATCACCGCCGAGTTCGACATCACGCCCGATCTGTGGTTCTTCGACTGCCATTTTCCCGGCAACCCGATCATGCCCGGCTGCCTCGGCCTCGACGGCTTGTGGCAATTGACCGGCTTCAACCTGGGCTGGCGCGGCTGGCAGGGGCGTGGCTATGCGTTGGGCGTCGGCGAGGTGAAGCTGACCGGCATGGTACGCCCGGACCGCAAGCTGTTGACCTACAAGGTTGATTTCACCAAAGCGATCCAAACTCGCCGCCTGACGATGGGGGTTGCCGACGGGATCGTCGAGGCCGATGGCGAGGTGATCTATGTTGTCAAAGACATGAAGGTCGCGCTGTCCGAGGGCTGAGCCCTCGACCGCTCAAGGGGGGTGGGTTTCGCACCTCAGGACCGCGCTGGCGCGCGGCCTTCGGGCGACCCGGGGGCGCTGCGTGCCGCAGCGCCCAAGTCAGGGGGCTGTCTGCCCCCTCTGGCGCGCAGGCGCGCCATTCACCCCCGAGGATATTTCGCGGAACAAAGACGATGCGCGGGCGGCACAACCAGGATCATGGAGCGCGCAGGGCGTCCATCATCGCGTTCCGCTTGTTTTCGACACCTGCAAGATCGCGCAATCGCCCGAGCACCCGAGATGACGCGTGGTATTTTGAATGCACTCATTGCAGCGACGGGTGTGACTTGCGCGCCGCGCGCCCTGTTGCCGGCCGACACGGGTCCAAGTTCGACCGATAATTCGGCCCATGCCTCTGTTTCGCGCAAGATTGCGGCAACTTGGCATGGTTACCGCCAAAAATATCCGGTAGCTTTTTGGGGAATGGGTCAGTAAAAACCCCTCGCCAAGATAACAGGGAGTTGCCATGCGCCGCGTCGTCATAACCGGGATCGGGATCATCTCGCCCATCGGCAACACTGCCGCCGAAGTTGAAGCCAATCTGCGCGCCGGGAAATCAGGGATCGTTTTCTCGCCCGAATACGCCGAACACGGGTTTCGCAGCCAGGTTCACGGCATGCCGCAAATCGACCTGACCGCGCATATCGACAAGCGCGACCTGCGTTTCATGGGTCCGGGTGCGGCGTATAACTTTCTGTCGATGCAGCACGCCATTGCGGATTCGGGGCTGGAGGAGCGCGATGTCTCGAATGAGCGCACCGGGTTGATCATGGGCTCTGGCGGGCCGTCGACCTCGAATTTCTTCCAAGCGCATCAGATCGTCATCGAGAAAGGCGCGCCCAAGCGGATGGGGCCGTTCATGGTCACGCGCTGCATGTCCTCGACCAACTCGGCCTGCCTGGCGACGCCGTTCAAGATCAAGGGCGTGAATTATTCGATCACCTCGGCCTGCTCGACCTCGGCGCATTGCATCGGCAACGGCGTGGAACAGATCCAGATGGGCAAGCAGGACATCGTCTTTGCCGGCGGCGGTGAGGAACTCGACTGGACCCTGTCATGTCTGTTTGACGCGATGGGTGCGATGTCGTCCAAGTACAACGACACGCCCGAGACCGCCTCACGCACCTTCGACGCCTCGCGCGACGGGTTCGTCATCGCAGGCGGCGGCGGGGTTGTCGTGCTCGAGGAACTCAGCCACGCGCTGGCGCGCGGCGCGAAAATCTACGCCGAAGTCACCGGTTACGGTGCCACCTCGGACGGGCATGACATGGTCGCGCCCTCGGGTGAAGGCGGCGAGCGCTCCATGCGTCTCGCGGTCAGCACCCTGCCCGAAGGCCGCAAGATCACCTATATCAACGCACATGGCACCTCGACCCCTGCCGGCGACGTGACCGAGGTCAAGGCCGTGCGCCGCGTCTTTGGCGAAGGCAAGACGCCGCCGATCGCCTCGACCAAATCGATGACCGGACACTCGCTGGGCGCGACGGGCGTGCATGAGGCGATCTATTCGCTGCTGATGTTGCAGGGCAACTTCATTGCGCCGTCGATCAACATCACCAACCTGGACCCGGAAATCCACGCCGATGAGATTTGCACCGAGTTGCGCGAAAACGTCGAGCATGACAGCGTGCTGTCCAACAGCTTTGGCTTTGGCGGCACGAACGCCACCTTGGTCATGTCAAAATTCGACACATAAGGGGATCAACGCATGGCCGATCTGATGAACGGGAAACGCGGGTTGGTCATGGGTGTGGCCAATGAACGCTCCATCGCCTGGGGCATCGCCAAGGCACTGGCGCATGAGGGGGCCGAACTGGCATTCTCCTATCAAGGCGACGCGTTCGGCAAACGGGTGCAACCGCTTGCCGCCTCGGTCGGGTCGGATTTTCTGGTCGATGTCGACGTGACATCGGATGAAAGCCTTGATGCGGCGTTTGCCGCGCTCAAGGATCGCTGGGGCAGCATCGACTTTCTGGTCCATGCCATCGCCTATTCTGACAAGAACGAGTTAACAGGCCGTTTCACCAACACCAGCCGCGCCAACTTCAAGAATTCGCTGGATATTTCCTGCTATTCCTTCATCGACGTCTCGCGCCGCGCCGCGGAACTCATGCCCAACGGCGGCTCGCTGATCACCCTCACCTACGGCGGATCGAATCGTGTGACGCCGTTCTACAACGTGATGGGCGTCGCCAAAGCCGCCCTGGAGGCCTCGGTCCGCTACCTCGCCAATGACCTCGGGCCACAAGCTGTGCGCGTCAACGCCATCTCACCGGGCCCGATGAAAACGCTGGCCGGGGCGGCCATTGGCGGCGCGCGCAAAACCTACCGCCACACCGAAGCCAACAGCCCGCTGGGCCACAACGCAACTCTCGAGGCCGTGGGCGGTGCCGCCGTGTTCCTGGCATCAGATTACGGCGCCTGCACGACCGGCGACATCCTCATGGTCGACAGCGGCTACCACGTCCTCGGCATGCCGCAACCCGATAACATTTAGGCGACACGACAGCGCTCGCATCCCGCGTTTCGTCGCAAACTCCGACCGACACTTACGAGCGTGCAAATAACATCGCGCCGGGCGCACACCAATCCGGGCGTCCTTGCTCCGCATCGCGGACCTTCGGATTGCGTCACGCCCGTGGCATACGAACCCCGCAAGGCCCACGCGCGCGGACAATCCCCCAGCACCAACGCTCTCCGCCCGTGACGCATCAAAAGCCCCTCGCACCCGATTTCATCTTGCCAAAAATACTCAAAAACCAGCGCCTCACGCCGTCGCCACGACTGCCCCTTCCAAGCCGAACGCGTGCCCAATCCGGCTCGCGCAACAGCTTCGGTCAGCGCCGCCGCCAGACCCGGGCGGGGGCCTCGCCGATTGCATAGGTGATCAGGGTCTGCCCGTCCGGCGAGACCACGACATCGGCATTCGGCTGGGGGAACTCTTGCTCCACCGCGCCTTGACCGAGCCCGACGATCTGCGACACGCCGGACGACCAATGCACGAACAGGCTCTTGCTGTTCGGGATGAGGTGCGCCGCAACGACGCGCGCGTCTTCCACAGCCACAAGGCGGAACACCTGCCGGCCGCTTTCAGTGTCCCAGACCGCCAGATGTCCAGCGTCCTCCAGCGTCAACAGACGGGTGCCATCCGCTGAGAATTGCGCCCATGTAACGTCGCTGACAAAGCCCGTGATCTCCAGATCGGGCGCGGTTGTGCTGGTCCAGGTCTCGATATCGCTCCAGATCCGGATCGTGGGCTCCGCCACCGCCCGGAATGGCCCGTCCTGAAACCCGGCGCGCTCGGGGTTCACCTCCGGCAACGTGGCAAGACGCGCATTTCGGGCATCGAACGCCAGCAATTTCTCATAAGGACCGTACGAACCCGGAAGCTGCACGGGGTCCTCCGAGCATCCAGGCGCCGGACACGGCGCGGTCAGATTGGCGGTCAGCGTACTCAGGGTGAAAGCCCCGGAATCGACCACCAGCAATGTGCCGTCCTCCGACAAACGCAACCCCGCATGCGGGCGCATGGCGTCAACCTCGACGGCGCCGATCACCTCGCCATCCGTGGAATAGATCGGCAGATCCCCGAACTCTTGCGAGACAAAGAACGCCTCGCGGTAGGGCACCAACAAGGCATCCGTGGCCAGCATATCGGCGTCGAACTCAAAACCACCCGTCAACGTGCCGTCGGCGATCAGCCAACTGCGCAATTCGCGGCGGCTATGGGCATAGACCGATGATTGCAACGTGTTCGGATCATAAGGAGCCTGCGCAAAATTGATCTCCAACAGCGCTTGAAATGGCTGATCGAGGTCGGCAATCTGCAACCCGTCGCGGGTGCTCCACACCCGGCCGGCAAACCGCGCCGCCGGGTTCCAGGCGGTTCCCGCGACCAGTTCACCAAGGGGCGAGACGGTAAGCGGCCCGATCACCTCACCCGGCGACAGCTCCAGCTGCCCGACAAGGTGCCATTGGGGCTGGGTCTGCGCCTGCGTTTCGCCGGGCACGAGCGCCCCGGCAGCAATGACATGGGCCAGAAAGAATGACCCGGCGATCCTGTGATGGCCCATACATCCTCCGCGTCAGCATGTCGGGGCCGGAAACCGACTCCCGTGAAGTCCTGATCTGCGCACCCTCATGTAACCACCGAAACAGGCCGCCGGGCAAGACAACTCTGTGTCACGGGACCCAGGATATGCGGCAAACACGCCCGTTCCTCTTGCAAGCCGGCCTCTTCATCTTGCCTTCAAATACTCACCTGTCGCGACGCCACGCCCTAAAGCCGCGCCCAAGCCTGATCGCCAAACCTCTGAAAAGCCGACCCTTTGTCAAGGTCGACTGCCCGCGACGCGCCCTGCACGACGCGCCGCGCGCACCCGCGACCGCGCGCCGCCCCTTGCACCCGGCCCGCCACAGTTTAGAATGGCTCCAAATTGAAAGAGGTGCCCGATGATCCCCGGCTATGGAAATCGCCGTCGTTTCCGCGACTTGTCCGAACAAGAAATTCTGGCCCTCGCCATTTCCTCCGAGGAGGACGACGCCCGGATTTATCGCACCTATGCCGAGCGGCTGCGCGCTGAATTCCCGGCCTCGGCCGCCGTTTTCGATGAGATGGCGGTTGAGGAAGACTCGCATCGCAATCGCTTGATCGACCGCCACAAGAAACGCTTTGGCGAGGTCATCCCCCTGATCCGGCGTGAACATGTTGCCGGGTATTACGCCCGCAAGCCGGTCTGGCTGATGGAAACCATGAGCCTCGAGCAAATCCGCGGCGAGGCCGAGGCCATGGAGCGCCAAGCGCAGTCCTTTTACGAGACCGCCGCCGCCCGCACAACCGACGCCGAGACCCGCAAGCTGCTGGGCGATCTGGCCGCTGCCGAGGCCGCGCATCAGAACACCGCCGGGCGGCTGGAAGAAAAGCATCTGGGCGACGATGCCCGCGCCATCGAGGATGAAACCGCACGCCGTCAGTTCTTGCTGACATGGGTGCAGCCCGGCTTGGCCGGGTTGATGGATGGCTCGGTGTCAACCCTCGCGCCGATCTTTGCCACCGCGTTCGCCACGCAGGACACGCACACCACGTTGCTGGTCGGCCTGGCGGCCTCGGTCGGTGCGGGCATCTCGATGGGCTTCACCGAGGCGGCATCGGATGACGGGCAACTCTCGGGTCGCGGCTCGCCCGTCAAACGCGGGCTGTCTTCGGGGGTGATGACCACCCTGGGCGGGCTCGGCCATGCCCTGCCCTATCTGATCACCGACTTCTGGACCGCCACGATCATCGCCATGATCATCGTCTTTGTCGAACTCTGGGCGATCGCCTGGATCCAGAACAAATACATGGAAACCCCGTTCATGCGCGCGGCATTCCAGGTCGTTCTGGGGGGCGCTCTGGTCTTTGCGGCGGGTGCTCTGATCGGCGCGGGATAGCGCACCTTCGGGGCTTTTGCGGGCGTCAGAAGTCCCGCAAAAGCCGCGTCGTCTCGGGATCCATGAACCCGGCCACCGTCGCCTCGGTTTCCAGTTGCAAGGCCCGGTTCAGATCGGTTGACGCAGTGGCATTCAGGACGCGTTTCATGGCGCGCACCGACAGGATTGGCAGAGCCGCCAGGCGTTCGGCGGTCTTGCGCGCCTCGGCAAGCAGCCGGTCATCGGGCACCACCTTCCAGGCGACACCAAGCGCCAACAGCTCGCGGGCGCTGTATTTCTCGCTGAAAAACAACATCTCGCGGGCCTTGTGCAAGCCCACCATCGCCGGCAACAGCGAT
This region includes:
- the irrA gene encoding iron response transcriptional regulator IrrA translates to MIVDFAPQTEQSQSCATQWLSQAGLRPTRQRLTLAALVMGDGQNRHVTAEGLYAAALECGEKVSLATVYNTLRAFRDADLLNEITVDASRSYFDTRTDDHPHFFWEETQTLSDAPSEELEFRRLPATPDGCEVARVDVVIRLRRAS
- the fabB gene encoding beta-ketoacyl-ACP synthase I, which produces MRRVVITGIGIISPIGNTAAEVEANLRAGKSGIVFSPEYAEHGFRSQVHGMPQIDLTAHIDKRDLRFMGPGAAYNFLSMQHAIADSGLEERDVSNERTGLIMGSGGPSTSNFFQAHQIVIEKGAPKRMGPFMVTRCMSSTNSACLATPFKIKGVNYSITSACSTSAHCIGNGVEQIQMGKQDIVFAGGGEELDWTLSCLFDAMGAMSSKYNDTPETASRTFDASRDGFVIAGGGGVVVLEELSHALARGAKIYAEVTGYGATSDGHDMVAPSGEGGERSMRLAVSTLPEGRKITYINAHGTSTPAGDVTEVKAVRRVFGEGKTPPIASTKSMTGHSLGATGVHEAIYSLLMLQGNFIAPSINITNLDPEIHADEICTELRENVEHDSVLSNSFGFGGTNATLVMSKFDT
- the fabA gene encoding bifunctional 3-hydroxydecanoyl-ACP dehydratase/trans-2-decenoyl-ACP isomerase, coding for MAQYPTQFDKEGLLACARGELFGPGNAQLPAPPMLMMDRITDVSADGGLHGKGHITAEFDITPDLWFFDCHFPGNPIMPGCLGLDGLWQLTGFNLGWRGWQGRGYALGVGEVKLTGMVRPDRKLLTYKVDFTKAIQTRRLTMGVADGIVEADGEVIYVVKDMKVALSEG
- the mbfA gene encoding iron exporter MbfA → MIPGYGNRRRFRDLSEQEILALAISSEEDDARIYRTYAERLRAEFPASAAVFDEMAVEEDSHRNRLIDRHKKRFGEVIPLIRREHVAGYYARKPVWLMETMSLEQIRGEAEAMERQAQSFYETAAARTTDAETRKLLGDLAAAEAAHQNTAGRLEEKHLGDDARAIEDETARRQFLLTWVQPGLAGLMDGSVSTLAPIFATAFATQDTHTTLLVGLAASVGAGISMGFTEAASDDGQLSGRGSPVKRGLSSGVMTTLGGLGHALPYLITDFWTATIIAMIIVFVELWAIAWIQNKYMETPFMRAAFQVVLGGALVFAAGALIGAG
- a CDS encoding 23S rRNA (adenine(2030)-N(6))-methyltransferase RlmJ gives rise to the protein MLSYQHLYHAGNAADVHKHALLAWMLEYLTQKDKPLTYIESHAGRGLYDLSAPEAEKTGEAAQGIDRLEAAFAADHPYRRALSKTRATHGARAYPGSPMIATALLRDQDTIHLAEKHPGEFAALAEAMLPFSARVHKVDGFAKTHELTPPTPRRGMLLIDPSYEIASDYAEMAHFVSQIARKWNVGIIALWYPILSDGRHFPMLGALGQAHPDALRHEVRFPPAREGHRMVGSGLFVINPPWGLAEEAARLDRIFSQSG
- a CDS encoding enoyl-ACP reductase FabI, with protein sequence MADLMNGKRGLVMGVANERSIAWGIAKALAHEGAELAFSYQGDAFGKRVQPLAASVGSDFLVDVDVTSDESLDAAFAALKDRWGSIDFLVHAIAYSDKNELTGRFTNTSRANFKNSLDISCYSFIDVSRRAAELMPNGGSLITLTYGGSNRVTPFYNVMGVAKAALEASVRYLANDLGPQAVRVNAISPGPMKTLAGAAIGGARKTYRHTEANSPLGHNATLEAVGGAAVFLASDYGACTTGDILMVDSGYHVLGMPQPDNI